The Anolis carolinensis isolate JA03-04 chromosome 2, rAnoCar3.1.pri, whole genome shotgun sequence genome has a window encoding:
- the tmdd1 gene encoding transmembrane and death domain protein 1 has translation MPERSALVWESSQVSGNFLMLPLIRVALLLLVAPALGDDTVADDIGSHMMGRISELLSPEECQAFNTKLLGPEENMREELDRLSEEKNPIGARRRRDILSTQQCKETLDHWLQMEGDTMYWDRLSRALQDIGRPDVSLELGKNLNQDKNLEIKKNVEEYHETVKHLTSTLLLEENEIGMGEKESSGQGRARRGRKASKIRRALRSLDELELLIQRMPLPPYDRSLFEWVRPVATGAIGGFLTSFVLVALAVYSYIWILNEGRSDITLPNRDSIPKVTLDLPSSQPGGIYYTYLQFGEERKYDSKSVAEGGDGSDGGEAEDAEPLLTS, from the exons ATGCCTGAAAGAAGTGCTCTTGTCTGGGAGTCAAGTCAG GTTTCTGGAAATTTTCTGATGCTACCTCTCATACGAGTAGCCCTTTTGTTACTGGTGGCCCCGGCTTTGGGCGATGACACAGTGGCTGACGATATTGGTAGCCATATGATGGGCCGCATCTCGGAGCTCTTGTCCCCGGAGGAATGCCAAGCGTTCAACACAAAACTCCTTGGGCCCGAGGAGAATATGCGAGAAGAGCTAGACCGGCTCTCGGAAGAGAAGAACCCCATTGGAGCCCGCAGGCGTAGAGACATCCTCAGCACACAGCAATGCAAGGAGACACTGGATCACTGGCTGCAAATGGAAGGAGACACCATGTACTGGGACCGCCTCTCACGTGCTCTCCAGGACATCGGGCGCCCTGACGTCTCCCTGGAACTGGGCAAGAACCTCAACCAGGACAAGAACTTGGAGATCAAGAAGAATGTGGAGGAATATCATGAGACCGTTAAGCACCTGACTTCTACCTTGCTCCTGGAAGAGAACGAGATTGGGATGGGCGAGAAGGAGAGTAGTGGACAAGGCCGAGCACGGCGAGGGAGAAAAGCCTCCAAGATAAGGCGAGCACTGAGAAGCCTGGATGAGCTAGAGCTTCTCATTCAGAGAATGCCTCTACCACCGTATGACAGAAGTCTCTTtgaatgggtcagaccagtggccACGGGTGCCATTGGTGGGTTTCTGACTTCCTTTGTGCTCGTGGCTCTAGCCGTCTATAGTTATATCTGGATCCTGAATGAGGGACGCTCAGACATCACTCTACCCAACAGGGACAGCATTCCCAAGGTGACCTTAGATTTACCTTCATCCCAACCGGGTGGCATCTACTATACATATTTGCAGTTTGGCGAAGAGCGGAAATACGACAGCAAGTCAGTTGCTGAAGGCGGTGACGGCAGTGATGGTGGTGAAGCTGAGGACGCAGAGCCCCTTCTTACGTCATAA